The Flavobacterium sp. 140616W15 sequence ATTGAATTAGCTTCTAATTTACACGAAGCAGTAAATCTTCCTTTAAAAGAAAGAGAAGTACTTTTTCAAAAGATAGATGAATTGGAACAAAAAGGCGAGGATATTACCCGTCAGACAAATTTGGAGTTAAGCAGAAACTTCATTACTCCATTCGATAGAGAAGATATTCATACTTTGATTACTTCTATTGATAATGTAGCTGATTATTTACATGGTGCAGCAAGTAGAATGAGATTGTACCAAGTTGATAAGATTACAAAATCAATCAGAAAAATGACCGAAATCAATCTTGAGGCTTGTCAAAATATTGATAGTGCAGTA is a genomic window containing:
- a CDS encoding DUF47 domain-containing protein, with the protein product MSINSIFQFLVPKDKKFFPLFEEASSNLIELASNLHEAVNLPLKEREVLFQKIDELEQKGEDITRQTNLELSRNFITPFDREDIHTLITSIDNVADYLHGAASRMRLYQVDKITKSIRKMTEINLEACQNIDSAVKELRNLENFKVIKDACARINKLENKSDNVYNKAVFEIFENETDAKNIIKYKEVLSVLESATDKCKSVANILESISVKHS